The following proteins are encoded in a genomic region of Pseudodesulfovibrio mercurii:
- a CDS encoding basic amino acid ABC transporter substrate-binding protein, which produces MKFNKMRMLLMLAAIISLCAFATFAQAGTTLDKIKAKGVITVGNSPDYPPFESIGDGGERVGFDVDLLNAIAAKMGVKVQWVTMDFAAIVTATQSGQVDMGMSGFSVTPERAGQVSFSAPYFASGQALVVRNDSDIKSAADLKGKKIAVQLGTTGEQEADKIEGAEVVKPESYNIAFMMLGNKVADAVVADISVADEFVKQGKFKRAGEPLTFEEFAMITRKGNDALLQALNQGLEAVKADGTYAAIVKKWNL; this is translated from the coding sequence ATGAAGTTCAACAAAATGCGCATGCTGCTTATGCTCGCCGCGATCATCTCGCTGTGCGCCTTCGCCACCTTCGCCCAGGCCGGAACCACCCTGGACAAGATCAAGGCCAAGGGCGTCATCACCGTGGGCAACTCCCCGGACTACCCGCCGTTCGAGTCCATCGGCGACGGCGGCGAGCGCGTCGGCTTCGACGTGGACCTGCTGAACGCCATCGCCGCCAAGATGGGCGTCAAGGTCCAGTGGGTGACCATGGACTTCGCGGCCATCGTCACCGCCACCCAGAGCGGTCAGGTGGACATGGGCATGTCCGGCTTCTCCGTCACCCCGGAGCGCGCCGGGCAGGTCAGCTTCTCCGCCCCGTACTTCGCCAGCGGCCAGGCCCTGGTCGTGCGCAACGACTCTGACATCAAGTCCGCCGCCGACCTCAAGGGCAAAAAGATCGCGGTCCAGCTGGGCACCACCGGCGAGCAGGAGGCCGACAAGATCGAGGGCGCCGAAGTGGTCAAGCCCGAGAGCTACAACATCGCCTTCATGATGCTCGGCAACAAGGTCGCGGACGCGGTCGTCGCCGACATCTCCGTGGCCGACGAGTTCGTCAAGCAGGGCAAGTTCAAGCGCGCCGGCGAGCCCCTGACCTTTGAAGAATTCGCCATGATCACCCGCAAGGGCAACGACGCCCTGCTGCAGGCCCTGAACCAGGGTCTGGAGGCGGTCAAGGCGGACGGCACCTACGCCGCCATCGTCAAGAAGTGGAACCTCTAG
- a CDS encoding amino acid ABC transporter permease, with amino-acid sequence MDFSLLFKHQDMLLHGAWITLQVTFGALALGLFLGILAGTGRISRRVQIRVIADVYIQVIRGTPMLLQIFFFYLGFPQLYMLATGDGFTPDPLITGIVALGINSGAYNAEIIRAGIQSINKGQMEAARSTGLSHTQAMFHVILPQALKRMIPPLGNELIVLLKDSSLISTIGVAELMFTAKVLGARYYTYVPFLVGVGCIYLVLTFGFSRLFNALERKLSAGSGARTEKKGAVPDLG; translated from the coding sequence ATGGATTTCTCGCTGCTTTTCAAACACCAGGACATGCTCCTGCACGGGGCCTGGATCACCCTCCAGGTGACCTTCGGGGCCCTGGCCCTGGGGCTTTTTCTCGGCATCCTGGCCGGGACCGGGCGCATCAGCCGCCGCGTGCAGATCAGGGTGATCGCCGACGTCTACATCCAGGTCATCCGCGGCACCCCCATGCTGCTCCAGATATTCTTCTTCTACCTCGGTTTTCCCCAGCTCTACATGCTGGCCACGGGCGACGGGTTCACTCCCGATCCGCTGATCACCGGCATCGTGGCGCTCGGCATCAACAGCGGGGCGTACAACGCCGAGATCATCCGCGCGGGCATCCAGTCCATCAACAAGGGCCAGATGGAGGCCGCGCGATCCACCGGCCTGTCCCACACCCAGGCCATGTTCCACGTCATCCTGCCCCAGGCCCTCAAGCGGATGATTCCGCCGCTCGGCAACGAGCTCATCGTCCTGCTCAAGGACTCGTCGCTCATCTCCACCATCGGCGTGGCCGAGCTCATGTTCACGGCCAAGGTCCTGGGCGCGCGCTACTACACCTACGTGCCGTTCCTGGTGGGCGTGGGCTGCATCTACCTGGTGCTGACCTTCGGCTTCTCGCGCCTGTTCAACGCCCTGGAGCGCAAACTCTCCGCGGGCAGCGGGGCGCGCACGGAAAAGAAGGGGGCCGTCCCGGACCTGGGCTAG